The DNA window AGCAGTCTGGTATATTGCCATGTTAAGGTTATCACTTTTTCGGGAAACACGCAACCCCTTAGTGGGATGACAACAGTAAGGGGTCAGTTTTGCAGGGGTAACGGTAAATGATGTTCGCCACGGATTTTCACGGATAACCACACGGATGGCCGCAGATGAAGCTTTCTTTTCATCTGTGAATATCCGTCATAATCCGTCCCGCTTAGCGGGATCCGTGGCCCAAGCAAAAAGAAACCCTGCTCCCGATACTGGGAACAGGGTCTATATCGCTCAGGGAATCCGTCCACCACGACCTCCTGCACTGCATCACAAATCAGACTCAACGATTATTTTTCTAACCCATTCCTTCTCCCACGCGGGCTTGAAATTGTCGTCACTTATGCCAAAGCCCTTTCTTGTCTTTCTCCAAAAACTAGCAACGAGGAACTGTAGTTGCTGTAGTTGAAGCGGGCCTGTAAGCCGGATTCTGTATCAATCGCTCTCGCAACTGACGGCGGCCATTCCTCTGGTCCCGACATTGCTGTCGGGATCTAGCGGCCTACCCGGGGCTTCACCCCCGCTCTCGCGGGAGGTCGGAGCGGGCCACTCCTTGCCCCCTATTTGGCCTTGCACCGCGCAGAGTTTACCGCGTTTCACCCTCCGGCGCTTCCGAAGAACCGCCGGAGACTCGTCTCTGTGGCACTAGTCCTTGTCGGTCACCCTTGCGGGCGACCAACCGCCCCGATGTTATCGGGGTGCGCTGCCCTGTGGAGTCCGGACTTTCCTCCCCGATACTAACGTATTGGGGCGACCGCCCGGCCCGCCTCAACACTTTATTCACCACGGAGGACACGGAGATCTTTAAAACAGCAACAACAGTTTCTCGTTTCTAGGGCAAGAAATAATCCGTGTTTATCCCTGCCTGCCGGCAGGTGTGTTCATCTATGGTGAGATTTAATCTGCTAAAATCCGCGGTTAATAAACGTAACAACGTCTCCGTGTTCTCCGTGGTGGAAATTTTATTTCTCGGCCGTTTCTGAGGAGACAGGCTCTGCGGCATCCTCCTTCTTTTCCAACCCCTCCGGCCAGTAGAGGATTCGCGAGCAGTTCTCGCAGATCACCAGCTCATCAGTCTTCCGCACGTTGTTCGCGATCTGCGGCGGGAGGCGCATGTGGCATCCGCCGCACACGTAGTTGACGAGCGGGACAATCGCGGTGTCGCGCTTGTTCGCGAAGATGCGCTGGTACTTGCGCAGGATCGCCTGGCTGATGTCCGGCAGCAACTTATCCCGTTCTCCCTTCAGATCGTTGATTCTCGCATCCAGCTTCGCCACTTCTTTAGAGACTATCTTCTCTTCCGCCGCGAGCTTCTCCCGCTCTCGCGTGAGTGCTTCCTCGCTGCTCCTGACGAGCCGCTCCTTCTCGTCCACCTTCTCCATTACTTCGATGATTCTGTCCTCTATCCTCGAGTTTTCGATCTTGCGGTCGTTGATTTCCTTTTGGAGCGCCTGGTACTCGACGTTCGACTTTATCTCGAACTGCTGCTTTTCATACTTGGCGACCGCTTCCAGCGCGCTCTCGGAATCGATCTCCAGCTCTTTCTTTTTCATCTGGAGCTCTTTCACACTGGCTTTTATCTCATGCAAATCTCCCTCTGCCTCCGCGATCCGCCCATGGATCTCTTCGAGCAGACGGGGCAGCCGCTCCTTTGACTCCTCGAGATCGAGGAGCTGCCTCTCTTTTTCCTGAACCACCAAAAGCCGGGCAATATTCTGCTGTATCTGGTGCATGCTCAATCCATTTCTACTGCATTATACAAAAAAGACCACGCCGATGAAAGCAATTACAAACATGCAGGGTAATGGGTCAGTTTTGCAGGGGTAACGGTAAATGATGTTCGCCACGGATTTTCACGGATAACCACACGGATGGCCGCAGATGAAGCTTTCTTTTCATCTGTGAATATCCGTCATAATCCGTCCCGCTTAGCGGGATCCGATCGCTCCAATATGAGCATTATTCAAGCACTTTCAAATCGTCTGGACTTTCAACCACGAGACGGAGATAGTGCTTCTCTTTTTTAATCAGCCCCCTGGCGCTGATTTTCTTGCCCTGATAGAAGGACGCGGCATCGCTTTCTTCATAGGTTCTTAAACCTCCTCTATCCCGTCCACGCCGATTCGAATTCCAACCGCCCGAACAGTATATCAAAATTTGGGTCTCCTTACGAGACGTAGGCGAGGATAAAGGCGCTAGGGAGGGATGCGCGGCGTCGTAGAATGGGATGTCGTAGAATGGGATTTACAAATGCCGGCTATTGTTCTATAGTGGCGATGGAAACGATAGAGGAACTTGCTTATCTCGCATCACTTCTCCCTTATCCCCGCAGTATTGGGCGATTAGCTCAGTTGGCTAGAGCGCTTGGATCACACCCAAGAGGTCACAGGTTCGAGTCCTGTATCGCCCACCAGAACTACAGCCTAAAGTTTAAAGCCGAAAGTCCAAAGCAACACAATGTGAAGCTCCGTTCAGCCAAAAGTGTAAAGCTGAAAGTGTACGGTGGGAAGCAGCAGGGAGTGAAACGAGCTCTCCTTGTTCTCTTTTCAATCTGTCTTTAGGCCGCAGGGTCTGTGGCAGAAGAGAGCGGTTACCATGGGACCCCCAGAAGAAACACAGCCCCTCACCGAATCCATCCTCACCTCGCTGTCGCAGGGGAAATCCAATGAGCAGATCTACAGGGAGCTCCTCGACCGCGGATTGACGGTTCAGATGATACATGAGGCATTCGGCGAAATCACCTCCACCGGGGAGAGGGAAGACACCCAGAAACGGACGATACGGCTCATCCTCACCATCGGCGCCATCCTCATCGCCGCGGGCGTCTTCTCCTTTATCGCCGCCAACTGGAAGGGGATGAGCAGGGTAACCAAAGTCGCGACCATCGTTTCAGCCATGCTGGTGATCGACGCGGGCGCCTGGCACTTCAGGGAGCGTTCCCGGCTCGCGAAAATGGGGGAGGCGCTGCTCCTGCTCGGCTCTTTCATGTATGGGGCGGGGATCTTCCTCGTCGCCCAGATGTTCCACATGAGGGCGAACTGGCCCGATGGCTTCATACTATGGATGGCGGGGGTGATTGCGATGGGCTTTGCGGCAGATGCGTTCTCGCTCTTCTATCTCGCCATCCCGATAGGCATTGTCGCCCTGGTCGGCTATCCGATGGGTATTTTCGGCAACATGCAGGGTTATAACCCGTTCCTGCTCACCTCACCACTGCTGCTGCTGGGCGCCACGCTCGCGCTCCTCGCGGCGGGCATTGCGGTGCGGAAGAAAATGCCGTCCGAACTAAGGAGGCTTTACTAGGAAGCCACGGGTAGATCTTTCGCGACCATAATTGTGGCGGCAATTACAGCCATGATCAGCATACTGCTCCTTCTCATAGCATTGGTGATTTACTTTGTCTCCCGGCGAAGACGCTCCGCGGGCGCAATCGCCGGCGGGCCCGGCCGGTGCAGCCTCTCCCTCTCGAAGGAGGATGGAGCGAGCCAGTTGTTCCTCATGCTCGCCACACTCTTCCTCGCCGTCACAATTTACTCTTTCAACAGGAGCATGGGAAGCCCGGTCTCGTGGTGGACTATTTTCTTCCTTTCCACTGCCCTCGGTTTCGCCAGCGCCTACTCATTCAAGACTCCGTACACCCTCGCCCTCAGCCTCCTCGCCTTACCGGTCTGGTGGGGAATGCGCACGTATGAATGGGGCCACGGAAAGGACCTCAAGCCGTCCATGATCTTCGCCGGCGTAGCGCTCTTCACCCTCCTCTACTACGCGCTCGGCCACGTGCACGGCAGGAGCCCGAAGGCGAAGCGGTTCGCCCTCATGTATCTCATCTTCGGGATCGTCCCCATAACCGGCGTTCTATTCTTCCTCTCGACCAGGCCTGGCATCGAAGCGCTCGAGGAGATGACCAGAGGCCCTTCCGGCGGCCCCTGGCAGGTTGGTGGATCGCTGTATGTGCTCCTGGCGGCGCTCGCCGCGTCCACGGTTTATTCGCTCAGCGTTGGATCGATCTTCCGCACCGAGACCATCGCGATAGTTCTGCTCGCCGTTCTATTCCTCGCCATTGCGTTTCTTCCCGAACAGGAATTAGTCTCGGGCCACGTCCTTTCCGCCACGGGGGTTGTGTGGGCAACCTTGTTAAATATCACGGTTTTTCTCGAGCTACTGGGGCTCATCTTCTCAGGCTACCTGCGCAGGGAGGAGTGGCTCATCAATTTGGGCGCGCTGTTCCTGTTTCTGCTCATCATCGTGAAGTACCTCGACTGGTTCTTCACATTTCTCGACAAGAGCATTTTCTTCATAGGCGCGGGCATCCTCCTTTTCGCAGTCGGCTGGTTCATGGAGAGGGGGCGGCGGTACATGATCTCGGGCGTCAGAGGCGCAGCCGAAAGGAGCTCCTGACCGTATGGCGATCGCGAAGCGGACCCGGTTCATCATGGCGATAACCATGCAGCTCGCAGTCATCTTCACCATGATCGCGTACAAAGTCTCCATACTCAGGGGTGGAGCAGAGGTACTCCTGAAGATCGAGCCGTTGGATCCGAGGGACATGATTCGCGGGGATTACATCACCTTCCAGTATGCGATCTCGAACCTCGATCAAGGCCTGTTGCAGGGCACGCCCGTGAGGAACGGGGACACCGTGTACGTCACCCTCCTTCAATCAGGCAAGTTCTGGACGGCGCACGCGGCGCAGAGAACCACGCCTCAAGGAGATGCCCTGGTGTTCCTCAAGGGCACGGTGGCGAGCGGCGGACTTGCGAGCGGGGCATCGCGGACAGATTCGAAGCTGCCCCGCGGCTCACGCATACATCTGGTATACGGCATCGAGGAATACTTCATCCCTGAGGGGAAGGGGAAGGGAATCACCCTCCGCATGATGAATGAGTCTTTTGCCCGCGTGGCCATTGACAGGAACGGTAAAGCGGTGCTGAGGAAGATTCACCTCGACGGCAAACCATGGCCGTAATAACTCTGTGGCATCATACCTAATTCCTTCCCAGCACACCAGTTACATAACAAATATGTTGTCAATATTATACTATTGCTTTGCTTGACATCATATTTGTGTTGCATCCATTACTGCTAGAATTTGCCAGGTAAGATGTCACCGTTTTTCTCCTCATATGCTGATGATGAGGAGCTCCTCTTTCGAGACGGCCCTGCGCCGGCGCTGATGGCGGAGCTGATGCAGTAATTCTTTCAGCAGTTCGATATCTTCCGCACCCCCGTTCCCCTCTTCGATTATGTCCTGGATCTGGACCTCGAGAGATTCCACGGCCAGGCCCGAATTTACCGTGATCAGGAACCGGGCGGGGGCGATCTCTATAAGGCGGAGCCCCTCGATGCTCCGGAGCAGCGCGCTGTCCGCCACGATGATCAGGCCGCGGTGCGGGGCAACCTCCACGATCTCCACAGGCTTTCTGCCGCAAAGGCCCGTGGCCGCCGCGTCCGCGATCTTGACAATCGCCCGCGCGCGGTCAGGATTCACGGTCTTCAGAAACTCCATGACCCGCACCGGCAGGGTCATCGTCACGGGCCGGCGCTCCTCAAGGAACTTCGGGGGCCTTCCTACAGTGCGTTCTTTTTTGCTTGCATTCATAAGCATTATTTACGTTAATAGTACCATATTATCGCGTATTTCAACGTAATAATTCTTTGCCGGAGACGCGAATGAAAGTACTGCTGTTGGCCCCTCAGCCGTTTTACCAGCTGCGGGGGACCCCCATCGCCGTGAAGCGGCTCGCCGAGGCTTTCTCCCGCAAGGGATGGCGCGTGGATATCCTGACGTTCCATGAGGGATCCGACGTCCAGATCCCCAACGTGCGCGTTTTCCGCATCCCCCGCATTCCCGGCGCGCGCGGCGTACGTCCGGGGTTCTCTCTCAAGAAGCTACTCTGCGACATGGCGCTCTCCGTGAAGGCCGTGCGAATCACGCGGCATGCGCAGTACGACCTGGTCCACGCCGTCGAAGAGTCCGCGTTCATCGCCCTGCTCATCAAATGGGCAACCGGCTGCCCGTACACCTACGACATGGACTCCTGCCTGTCCGAACAGATGACCGACTCACACCCGGGGTTGAAGCCGCTACTGCCGATATTACAGGGACTCGAGGGGTTTGTCATCAGAAAAGCTCATGCCGTGCTCGCGGTGTGCGACGCCCTGCGCGACTACGCCTGCTCGAAGGGGGCACGGCACGCCATGGTGCTCCCGGATGCGCCCCTGTGCGCACCTCCCATCCATGGCGCACCCCGGGGGAAGATCGGCGGCGGCTCCGCAAATCAGATCTCCCTCATGTATATCGGGAACCTGGAGAAGTACCAGGGAATCGATCTGCTCCTCGAGGGCTTCTCCCGTTTTGCGCGGTCTGATAGCAACTCTTCCCTCGAGATCATCGGCGGCAACCCGGAGCATGTCACGTACTACAGGGAGGTCTGCCGCATAAAAAAAATCGGGGACCGGGTCCATTTCAGGGGGGAGCAGCCGCCGGAGAGACTCGGAGCGTTCATGGCGGAGGCCGACGTCCTCGTCTCCCCCCGCACTCAAGGCGTGAACACGCCCATGAAGATCTATTCCTATCTCCAGGCCGGGAAACCCATCCTCGCGACTGACATGCCGGCCCACAGCCAGGTCCTCTCCCCTGATTTTTCCCTCCTTGTCCCCCCCGAACCAGAGGCGTTCGCCCGGGCCATGGCGCGGCTCGCATCGGACGCGCCGCTCCGCGCGAATCTCGGCGCGCGGGCCCTCCACGTGGCCCGCACCCGCTACTCGCCCGAGGACTTCGACAGGACCGCCTTCGCCTTCTGTGACCTCGCGGAACGGCGGCTCGTCGAGGACGGGTATCTTAAACCAGCGCTCGACACATCGCCACAATAACGGATTCTCTTGAGGGTGCATGCACTCGAAATCGTCGTGCAAACTGCTGCTGCTTAAACTTGCGGCGTTTTTCATCAGTGTCGCGCTGTCACTGATCGTGATCGAGATCGCCGTCCGCCTGATCCCGGAGAAGAAGCCCCCACGCATGGATATGCCCCTCTTCAGGACCGCTCTCATGCCCTATAACTCGCTGGGGTATCAGGACTTTGAATATCCCCTGCAAAAAGGGCGGAATGTGTTCAGAATTATAGCGACGGGAGATTCCTTTACCGAGGGGGGATACGTAAGTTTCGAGGATAGCTACCCGAAAAAGCTCGAGTACTATTTGAATTTTTGCGGAAATACCAAGGGAGTAACTTACCAGGTTGTCAACATGAGCAGGGGGGGCAGGTCAACTCCCCAAGAGGTCATGGTACTCAAACGCCATGCCGACGCACTCAAGCCCGACCTGGCTATTCTGGGCTATTGCCTCAATGACCCGGAGGACTGGGAGGAGGGGTCCGACTACTTGCACAAGCTCAGGGACAAATGTTACTACCGAATCTCTGCAAAGCCAGAGGGATGGGCATCTTTCTTCTACAATCATTCCACATTGGTCAGATTGGTCACGCAGAGATTATTCAATACCAAAGTGATGCGCGGACACATAAAGTACTTTCATAAGCTTTACAGGGACACATATCCGGGATGGCAGAAGGCAAAGGCTGCCCTTTTCGATTTAGGGGAATTTTCCCGGACCTCCCATATCCCTGTGCGAGTGGTCATTTTCCCATTGTTCCCTTACGGGTGGGGCGATAACTATCCATTCTCCGATATTCACGAAAAGCTTCACTCCGTACTGGAAAAGGCAGGATTGCCGTATGTTGACCTGTTACCTCATTTGAAGGAGATGGACCACAGCAGCCTTGAATATGTTCCTGATAAAGACCCGCACCCGAGCGAACTTGCAGATCGGATAGCGGCCGAGGCGCTCTGGCAGGAGCTGATGAGGAGCGGGGTGACGCCGGAGGGGAAAAGGTCGGATACGGACATCGTGTTCCCGAAGGCCCCCCCGAAATAGTGAGGTCGCCGGTAGGGAGTTGC is part of the Candidatus Auribacterota bacterium genome and encodes:
- a CDS encoding DUF2157 domain-containing protein, encoding MGPPEETQPLTESILTSLSQGKSNEQIYRELLDRGLTVQMIHEAFGEITSTGEREDTQKRTIRLILTIGAILIAAGVFSFIAANWKGMSRVTKVATIVSAMLVIDAGAWHFRERSRLAKMGEALLLLGSFMYGAGIFLVAQMFHMRANWPDGFILWMAGVIAMGFAADAFSLFYLAIPIGIVALVGYPMGIFGNMQGYNPFLLTSPLLLLGATLALLAAGIAVRKKMPSELRRLY
- a CDS encoding GDYXXLXY domain-containing protein, which translates into the protein MAIAKRTRFIMAITMQLAVIFTMIAYKVSILRGGAEVLLKIEPLDPRDMIRGDYITFQYAISNLDQGLLQGTPVRNGDTVYVTLLQSGKFWTAHAAQRTTPQGDALVFLKGTVASGGLASGASRTDSKLPRGSRIHLVYGIEEYFIPEGKGKGITLRMMNESFARVAIDRNGKAVLRKIHLDGKPWP
- a CDS encoding SGNH/GDSL hydrolase family protein, giving the protein MHSKSSCKLLLLKLAAFFISVALSLIVIEIAVRLIPEKKPPRMDMPLFRTALMPYNSLGYQDFEYPLQKGRNVFRIIATGDSFTEGGYVSFEDSYPKKLEYYLNFCGNTKGVTYQVVNMSRGGRSTPQEVMVLKRHADALKPDLAILGYCLNDPEDWEEGSDYLHKLRDKCYYRISAKPEGWASFFYNHSTLVRLVTQRLFNTKVMRGHIKYFHKLYRDTYPGWQKAKAALFDLGEFSRTSHIPVRVVIFPLFPYGWGDNYPFSDIHEKLHSVLEKAGLPYVDLLPHLKEMDHSSLEYVPDKDPHPSELADRIAAEALWQELMRSGVTPEGKRSDTDIVFPKAPPK
- a CDS encoding glycosyltransferase family 4 protein → MKVLLLAPQPFYQLRGTPIAVKRLAEAFSRKGWRVDILTFHEGSDVQIPNVRVFRIPRIPGARGVRPGFSLKKLLCDMALSVKAVRITRHAQYDLVHAVEESAFIALLIKWATGCPYTYDMDSCLSEQMTDSHPGLKPLLPILQGLEGFVIRKAHAVLAVCDALRDYACSKGARHAMVLPDAPLCAPPIHGAPRGKIGGGSANQISLMYIGNLEKYQGIDLLLEGFSRFARSDSNSSLEIIGGNPEHVTYYREVCRIKKIGDRVHFRGEQPPERLGAFMAEADVLVSPRTQGVNTPMKIYSYLQAGKPILATDMPAHSQVLSPDFSLLVPPEPEAFARAMARLASDAPLRANLGARALHVARTRYSPEDFDRTAFAFCDLAERRLVEDGYLKPALDTSPQ
- a CDS encoding C4-type zinc ribbon domain-containing protein, which gives rise to MHQIQQNIARLLVVQEKERQLLDLEESKERLPRLLEEIHGRIAEAEGDLHEIKASVKELQMKKKELEIDSESALEAVAKYEKQQFEIKSNVEYQALQKEINDRKIENSRIEDRIIEVMEKVDEKERLVRSSEEALTREREKLAAEEKIVSKEVAKLDARINDLKGERDKLLPDISQAILRKYQRIFANKRDTAIVPLVNYVCGGCHMRLPPQIANNVRKTDELVICENCSRILYWPEGLEKKEDAAEPVSSETAEK